One genomic window of Elaeis guineensis isolate ETL-2024a chromosome 2, EG11, whole genome shotgun sequence includes the following:
- the LOC105043958 gene encoding 14-3-3-like protein D isoform X1, which yields MASQRERENFVYIAKLAEQAERYDEMVETMNKVAKLDVELTVEERNLLSVGYKNVIGARRASWRILSSIEQKEEAKGNENHVKGIKEYRQKVESELSKICNDVMALIDEHLIPSSSAGESSVFYYKMKGDYYRYLAEFKTGNDRKEAAEESLKAYQMASSTAEADLSPTHPIRLGLALNFSVFYYEIMNSPERACHLAKQAFDEAISELDTLSEESYKDSTLIMQLLRDNLTLWTSDIPEDGAEDATKEGAGKANAVEDAE from the exons ATGGCGTCTCAGAGAGAACGCGAGAACTTCGTTTACATCGCCAAGCTTGCCGAGCAAGCCGAGCGCTACGATG AGATGGTGGAAACGATGAATAAGGTCGCGAAGCTCGACGTGGAACTGACGGTGGAGGAGCGGAACCTGCTCTCCGTGGGCTACAAGAACGTGATCGGGGCACGGAGGGCCTCGTGGAGGATCCTCTCCTCGATCGAGCAGAAGGAGGAGGCGAAGGGGAACGAGaaccatgtgaaggggatcaagGAGTACCGGCAGAAGGTGGAGTCAGAACTCTCAAAAATTTGCAATGATGTCATGGCCTTGATCGATGAGCATCTCATCCCTTCGTCCTCCGCCGGGGAATCATCAGTTTTCTACTACAAGAT GAAGGGTGACTACTATCGCTACCTGGCGGAGTTCAAGACCGGCAATGACAGGAAAGAGGCGGCTGAGGAGTCCCTTAAGGCATATCAG ATGGCTTCAAGTACTGCTGAGGCAGACCTGTCTCCTACTCACCCTATTCGATTGGGTTTGGCATTGAACTTCTCAGTTTTCTATTATGAGATCATGAACTCACCTGAGAG GGCTTGCCACCTGGCTAAACAAGCTTTTGATGAAGCTATATCTGAGCTTGATACACTGAGTGAAGAATCTTACAAGGATAGCACTCTGATCATGCAACTTTTGAGGGATAATCTCACCTTATGGACCTCTGACATCCCTGAGGATGGAG
- the LOC105043958 gene encoding 14-3-3-like protein D isoform X2: MASQRERENFVYIAKLAEQAERYDEMVETMNKVAKLDVELTVEERNLLSVGYKNVIGARRASWRILSSIEQKEEAKGNENHVKGIKEYRQKVESELSKICNDVMALIDEHLIPSSSAGESSVFYYKMKGDYYRYLAEFKTGNDRKEAAEESLKAYQMASSTAEADLSPTHPIRLGLALNFSVFYYEIMNSPERACHLAKQAFDEAISELDTLSEESYKDSTLIMQLLRDNLTLWTSDIPEDGEDATKEGAGKANAVEDAE, encoded by the exons ATGGCGTCTCAGAGAGAACGCGAGAACTTCGTTTACATCGCCAAGCTTGCCGAGCAAGCCGAGCGCTACGATG AGATGGTGGAAACGATGAATAAGGTCGCGAAGCTCGACGTGGAACTGACGGTGGAGGAGCGGAACCTGCTCTCCGTGGGCTACAAGAACGTGATCGGGGCACGGAGGGCCTCGTGGAGGATCCTCTCCTCGATCGAGCAGAAGGAGGAGGCGAAGGGGAACGAGaaccatgtgaaggggatcaagGAGTACCGGCAGAAGGTGGAGTCAGAACTCTCAAAAATTTGCAATGATGTCATGGCCTTGATCGATGAGCATCTCATCCCTTCGTCCTCCGCCGGGGAATCATCAGTTTTCTACTACAAGAT GAAGGGTGACTACTATCGCTACCTGGCGGAGTTCAAGACCGGCAATGACAGGAAAGAGGCGGCTGAGGAGTCCCTTAAGGCATATCAG ATGGCTTCAAGTACTGCTGAGGCAGACCTGTCTCCTACTCACCCTATTCGATTGGGTTTGGCATTGAACTTCTCAGTTTTCTATTATGAGATCATGAACTCACCTGAGAG GGCTTGCCACCTGGCTAAACAAGCTTTTGATGAAGCTATATCTGAGCTTGATACACTGAGTGAAGAATCTTACAAGGATAGCACTCTGATCATGCAACTTTTGAGGGATAATCTCACCTTATGGACCTCTGACATCCCTGAGGATGGAG